Proteins from one Bacteriovorax sp. BAL6_X genomic window:
- a CDS encoding CPBP family intramembrane glutamic endopeptidase, whose translation MQYGYSDFMIKDKKLFKFLLITFISGFLCQGFFLYYKNSLFLIIAMWTPAIGLLGLGEEAKDVIKNLRVFSFKYMALTPIVALTPYILSQLSFYMLDLGAWNSESFVLSPDFSKIAEIKKIGLMLGTGEQSYSFLALNLFITILIGTIPTTIMATLGEEIGWRGYLQDTLTTKYGFLKGTLLVGLIWAYWHIPANLGGVNGAENVFLTTFITFPLIIIFMSFALGWFKIKSNSIWVCAVLHGINNTVSGIYLIRPFNPKTGEYIEMIFSILVGLTFIVITIMQNKKSSKQHKQGQRVQL comes from the coding sequence ATGCAATATGGTTACTCAGATTTTATGATTAAAGATAAGAAGCTATTTAAATTTTTGTTAATTACTTTTATAAGTGGTTTTCTGTGTCAGGGATTTTTTCTTTATTACAAGAATAGTTTATTCCTAATTATTGCGATGTGGACTCCTGCGATTGGCCTACTGGGACTTGGTGAAGAAGCTAAAGACGTTATTAAAAATCTAAGAGTTTTTTCTTTTAAATATATGGCACTCACGCCTATCGTTGCACTGACGCCATACATCCTGTCACAGCTAAGTTTTTATATGCTTGATCTAGGGGCATGGAATAGCGAAAGCTTTGTTTTGAGTCCCGACTTTTCCAAAATAGCTGAGATTAAAAAGATTGGTTTAATGCTAGGGACAGGTGAGCAGTCATATTCATTCCTTGCTTTGAATCTATTTATAACAATTCTAATTGGAACTATTCCAACAACAATTATGGCCACTCTTGGAGAAGAGATTGGATGGAGAGGGTATTTACAAGATACTTTAACTACTAAGTACGGCTTTTTAAAGGGAACGCTTCTTGTTGGATTGATTTGGGCATATTGGCATATTCCTGCAAACTTAGGAGGTGTAAATGGTGCAGAGAACGTTTTTCTGACAACCTTTATTACTTTCCCTTTAATTATTATTTTTATGAGCTTTGCCCTGGGGTGGTTTAAAATAAAGTCTAATTCAATTTGGGTTTGTGCTGTTTTACACGGAATAAACAATACGGTCTCAGGTATTTATCTAATAAGGCCATTTAATCCAAAAACTGGTGAGTACATTGAAATGATATTTAGCATTTTGGTTGGGCTAACATTTATAGTTATAACAATTATGCAAAATAAGAAGTCAAGCAAACAACATAAGCAAGGCCAAAGAGTTCAGTTATAG
- a CDS encoding co-chaperone YbbN, which translates to MNIKRINNENFESVVSSERGVFVIKFYSDTCGPCKTMAPVFEALNENNPEVNVYEVNTMESPEIAQNFGVRGVPYTAICENREVLYDFTGLTPLGKIQYVINNINDSHFRLTGEFKEPETKKSYFFEAIVIILLVAFALAIFFA; encoded by the coding sequence ATGAATATAAAAAGAATAAATAATGAAAACTTTGAATCTGTTGTATCTAGTGAAAGAGGTGTTTTCGTCATCAAGTTTTATTCTGATACTTGTGGCCCATGTAAAACAATGGCACCTGTCTTTGAGGCCTTAAATGAAAATAATCCAGAAGTGAATGTTTATGAAGTAAATACCATGGAGAGTCCTGAGATTGCGCAAAACTTTGGTGTTCGTGGCGTTCCTTACACTGCCATTTGTGAAAACCGAGAAGTTCTTTATGACTTCACAGGCCTTACGCCCCTAGGAAAAATTCAATACGTGATAAACAATATCAATGATTCACACTTTCGCTTAACAGGTGAATTTAAAGAACCGGAGACAAAGAAGAGCTACTTCTTTGAAGCAATCGTCATTATTTTGCTAGTGGCCTTTGCTTTAGCTATCTTTTTTGCATAG